Proteins from a single region of Candidatus Margulisiibacteriota bacterium:
- a CDS encoding response regulator codes for MRIMIVDDELVCRKKLCKILENEGKVEEFIEGQSALDAFEKALDENNPFRLVTMDMHMPGLLGLEVLNRMRQIEANRNIDRKNAAIIVMVTTDEERENILNAISYNVNDYIAKPFNKEFILSRLKEWLSE; via the coding sequence ATGCGCATTATGATTGTTGATGATGAGTTGGTCTGCAGGAAAAAATTATGTAAAATTCTGGAAAATGAAGGCAAAGTTGAGGAATTTATTGAAGGACAAAGCGCTCTTGACGCATTTGAAAAAGCCCTGGATGAAAATAATCCCTTCAGGCTTGTAACAATGGATATGCATATGCCCGGACTTTTAGGCCTTGAGGTCTTAAACAGGATGCGCCAAATTGAAGCGAACAGAAATATAGACAGAAAAAATGCAGCAATTATTGTCATGGTCACAACTGATGAGGAGCGGGAAAATATTCTAAATGCCATTTCTTATAATGTTAACGATTATATAGCCAAACCGTTCAACAAAGAGTTCATACTCTCGCGGCTGAAGGAATGGCTGTCGGAGTAA
- a CDS encoding DUF374 domain-containing protein, whose translation MFRIFSRFPSVVIGFLLCIVVTLINKTLKIKINNLSEIDFFTNNPFIFATWHKNTFTPFYFYRKKNIVMFVSDNFKGSILGNCAKSLGYDIIPTEKDPGKSMVKIIHKLREGQNVIMAVDGPNGPPLIIKEGSQYLTEKTGIPTIGLKVEYQRSFKLFWRWDKYEIPLPFSSVFLTFSEPFDKKADWKSLANYLG comes from the coding sequence ATGTTCAGAATATTTAGTCGATTCCCATCGGTAGTTATCGGATTTTTATTATGCATTGTGGTAACCCTGATAAACAAGACCCTGAAAATAAAGATAAACAATCTTTCCGAAATCGATTTTTTTACTAATAATCCTTTCATATTTGCAACCTGGCATAAAAATACCTTTACCCCTTTTTACTTTTATCGCAAAAAGAATATAGTAATGTTTGTGTCGGATAACTTCAAAGGTAGTATCTTGGGCAACTGCGCAAAAAGCCTGGGTTATGATATTATTCCTACTGAAAAAGACCCTGGCAAATCCATGGTTAAAATAATCCATAAATTGCGTGAGGGACAAAATGTAATAATGGCTGTAGATGGTCCAAACGGACCTCCTCTTATTATTAAAGAAGGTTCTCAATATTTGACGGAAAAAACCGGTATCCCTACTATAGGGCTAAAAGTTGAGTACCAACGATCTTTTAAACTGTTCTGGAGATGGGATAAATATGAAATTCCCCTGCCATTTTCCAGTGTTTTCCTGACTTTTTCCGAACCCTTCGACAAAAAAGCGGACTGGAAAAGCCTGGCCAATTATTTAGGATAA